Genomic segment of Strigops habroptila isolate Jane chromosome 12, bStrHab1.2.pri, whole genome shotgun sequence:
TCCCAGACTGAAAGCAAGTGCTATGGCACTGAGCTCCCAGCGGGGAGCTGTGGTTCTTTATAACTTGCGTTTTGATATACCAGACTTAAAAGACTCATTTATGGGTTTTCCTTTTCACTAGAATAAAAAGGACACTGCCAGACAGTTAATGTCGCTTGTTTCTCATCTGAGGAAACCAGCTTGCGTCCTTCTGAGAGGGCTGTCACGGGGAGGAAAAGGCTCCCTGCTGGGGCTTTCCCTGCAGATAAGGGAAGACTGAAGGGCTGAGCTGATCTAAttgctcactgctgcttctcctccaccCTCCTCTTCTCAGCCTTATCCCCTGTGGTCCTCTCCCAGCTCTGGTATCTGCCTGGTGCCAAGGGGGCTCAGCTCAAAATCAGTGGAGAACTAACTTcaatacaaataaaacccaaacagtaataataaaaaccacCCCTACTTCTCCCCCAAAATACTCACTTTAGGGAATGTGTAATGCACTGAatgaaggaggaagaacaggGAGAGAAGCAAGGTTTCTGTATTTTGGCAGCAGTGAGCTGTGAGCACTACTGGATTAATTACAGCTGTGCTGTGTAATTTTCCCTTCGGGTGCAGCACAGCGGGGTGGTGCTGTAAAGAGGCAACATCCTCCCCTGTGTCCCACCACCTCCCTTGAGCTGTCCCTAACAGGTACAGCTGCTGGGGGACCTGTGTTTGGGCAGAGACCTGTGTGCACCTCAGCCCAGCCAAAAGGTGGGCATTTCCCTCACTGGACTGCCAGGGTGGGAGTGAGGGGCTTGgcatgaaagagaaatacagttgttgaactgctgctgcctttgggaGGCTGCCtggagatgcagcccaggacacacGAAATGAGAGCactttggaaagagaaataaattatctgAGCTACCACTGTCAAGGAAAGGACATCTGCCACCTGGGTTAGCAGCTTTAGGGGAATGCACAGATCTTATTCTTCCACCTTGTTGGTTTCTGGTACAGAGAGTAGAAAACCTTGTGCATTCCCCAGCTTGCTGGGCTGGAGCGGGGAGCACTCCTGTTGCTCTAGCCCCTACAAAATCATCCCTAAACCAAATTGTGTCTGTGGAATCTGTAACACAGTCTTGAAATACCTTCTGGGAAGCCACTTTAATAAACATCAAGACTATTCCAGCGATACTTTTgttcagctttattttgtaaaatgtaCTCAAAGATTTTTGTAAGGTACAACACAGTTAATGTAACTACAGTTACTGTAGTCCACAAAAATCATGCAGATATCTTGACTTGTAAAAGTAGGATTGATCTGTAGAGTCCATCCTCCACTGTGGCTCAGAAGCCCACAGGTAGTTGACTTGCACAGTCCAGTTTAGACTCTGATTGCGGCTTATCAAAGCCTGTCTGAAACCAGACACAGGACTCCAGTGCTGGTACATGGAGGCTGAAATCTGAGAAACACCAGTGATGCTCAATGCAGCAGGTTGTGTCTTAGGAGGAATCTTACCTTTAACCTTAAAAATGAGAGCTCTTTTGTGTCATTTCCTATTTAGACCAGATGCCTTTGCTTATCAGTGCTGCTTTGATGAGGCTGAGAGCTACTCTTACTTTTATAACTCTAGCTGATCACTTCCTGACTCTTAAGTAGCTGGTAAAGTGTAACTCTGTATTAAGAAGGTTTATTACTATTATAGGGTGTAGGGGGAGGAGGTGCACTGATACAGACTCTTAGCATCAGTGGCACTTCTGAGCTCAGCTTTCAGGAAATGGTTGTTGGTTTCCAGGCTTTATAACAATAATACAATAAAGCATTCTGCACCAGTATGTGACTTACATGTCCATGGCATGACTGAGTAACCAGCTGCAGGACTCCAGTGCTGGTACATGGAGGCTGAAATCTCAGAATACACACTGGGTGGCTTTGAGATTGAGAGATTCATGAAGCTGCTGAAAGGTGAGTCCTGCTGGTCCTGGTACCCTGCAGACCAGTTGATGACATCAAGTAATTATCTGAATAGCCAATACAGGCTGTTAGCGCCAGAAATGTGGAATCGTATGATAATACCACATATGTCCATGTACAGGCTACACTTTGCTGGACTGAGGTCTTGTgcatttcctgtttttttcccacaaGTTAGTTTCTCATCCTATATTTCATTGAGATAATCTTGATCAGGATATATCAGGAAGCCCGTAAATAAGCTGTCTGTCCAGTAGGGATCATAAAAGAGCCCATTTTGTTCTGAGTAAAATATTTGCAGCCATACCTCATCCTCCTGTTTCAGAGAAAGGATGGTTGATCCGGAGGCAACGTCATGGTTCCCAGTGTTGGCATCAAAAGTCTTGATCCGGTACTGCCCGTTGTGGACCAAGCCAATGGCCAAATGTTTGTTGGCCAAAGTGATATCATAAGTGAAGTAGTAAATACCTGGAATGCTGCATACAAATTTCCCACTGGAAGCATTGTAATGTCCTCCCTCGTTCATCAGGATCCTGTCAAATTTGATGGGCAGCCTTTCCCTTGGGTAGCTCTTTGAGACTGCCACGGAGAAGGCAGACTTGGCTTTGTTGGCATTAcaagtgcagggtcctggcAGCCCAGTCTCGCCCTTGTTCCCTTTGGGCCCTTTTTTCCCTGGGGCCCCATTTTTTCCAGGGTTACCCTTTAAACCTTTGGGCCCTCGTGGGCCTGCCTTGCCAATAGCTCCTGCTTTCCCCTTTGGGCCTGGCTTGCCGGGGTTTCCTGTTCTGCCTTGTGGACCTAGAAGATAAATAGCCTTGTAAATCTTTCAGTGAAAGAGTCGATATGGCAAGTAGAAAGGGGTTGTGTCATTCCAacagtatattttcatttaggAGGAAAACCTTGCTGGTGAGAATCCCAGTGAAATACCACCTGGGAGGCATCTGTCAGGATTGTTTGGTAGGTAGTTGGCATGATAACAATGGGACTCGTGAGCAGGACAGCCTGTCCTTTTTAGGGACCAAAAGGCTGTTTCAATTATCTGGCTCACTTGGGAAAAGGGAGTAATCAATTTTAGAGCTAGCCAAGAACAAGCTtcaaatgtttgggtttttcaggAATGGGACAGGTTTGCGAAGCTTTTTGGAACCCAGCTTTGAGCAGATGGAATACTTTCATCTTCTgtctcttatttatttattttcttacatttaacATTAATCTgatgtttataaaaaaataaaacatctaaGTGTAGTAAAAAGCCCAGCATATCTGGGGGATGAACCAGAAGACATGCAGTGCAGGGACTACCTTGAGATGGGAAGCGAGTTGTGCTGTCACAGTGATGCTGAAACTGCTGATTGTGGTGGGATCTGATATAAGACAAATTCACAGGGATTTATACCCTGTctcttgagctgctgctgcagaaagatgAGAGTTAAATGCAGCTGTAGGTGGAAACCTGTTCTCCAGATTCCctgttttgggggtgggagAAGAGAATAAGATGCAGCTTTGGCATGCTGATGCTATGCTGAATCAGGAGTGCACTCTAGTGTGGCAATGGGAAAACACTGTGTTCTCACCGCAGCTGGTCCTGATGCTTGCTGACTGTAAGGCTGGATTTAAAAGGTCGTTGGATTAAATAAGGGTTGTTGTTTGCTTTGATTTAGATTCAGCATGGTCAGAGCAGTGCCTGTCACCCAGCTAGAGTGCTCTGGGCAGCAagtgcttgatttttttcacctgACTTTGTTCTGCTTGAGAGCAGGAGTCAGAGACCACCACTTTGTCTTGTCTAGTGAGCATATATCAGAACAGGGAAAATGTCACTTCATAACAAAATGAAGCCAATAGGAGTTGCATACAGCATTAAAATGCTATCAGCAAATAATGTGAGCTGACAAGTGTGAGATATTGGAGAGCAGAGAGTGGAAATGTCTAGAAGTTTCCAATGAGATCTTGTCTGTCCTGGGGCTCAGATTTGGGGTCACAGGTTGCTATTAACCAGGCTGTTGCACTATTGTGTTAACTAACACTAACCCTTGTGCTGTTAAGAAGTGCTTTTCTCTTACCTTCATCCCCGTGCTCGCCTTTATCCCCATCCTTGCCGTCCTTGCCATCTTTGCCTGGGAATCCCATCCTGCCAACTGTCCCTGGAGCCCCGGGTGCACCAGGGGGGCCGGGTGGCCCAGGGGGTCCAGGCAGGCTGCATGCCAGCTGGGTACCTTCCTGCAGAGCTCCCTTGGCAAAGCCCCCCAGGATGTGGCTCGCCACACAGGGCACAGTCCACAGGAGGAGCACAGCGGAGATCATGGTGCAGCCTGTAAAAAGGAGATGGGATGTGGCTGTTGTGGGTGGTAGCCAGCACATGTGGGTACGGAGGTGTCCCCTCCACCAGGACTTGCATGAACCCAGGAGATAACTGGGGTGTTTTTGGCAGGGTGCTGGAGCTGTTTGATTTGGTGACATGAATTCAAGGACTTGGCCCATGGAGTTTTCTAGGTCTGaccaatatttttttcagccttGCTCTTCTCTGTGTCCATATCTGTGGCCATtccttgttttggtttgttcccTGGGCCTCCTTTCCCCCCAAACACAAGTAGCGGTTGCAGAGGggtgcagaaagcagctgcttgGGACTAGTGGagtggaagaggagaaagggttTTGGTGTAAACCTCCTCAGTGAgacctgctctgcagc
This window contains:
- the C1QTNF2 gene encoding complement C1q tumor necrosis factor-related protein 2, producing the protein MISAVLLLWTVPCVASHILGGFAKGALQEGTQLACSLPGPPGPPGPPGAPGAPGTVGRMGFPGKDGKDGKDGDKGEHGDEGPQGRTGNPGKPGPKGKAGAIGKAGPRGPKGLKGNPGKNGAPGKKGPKGNKGETGLPGPCTCNANKAKSAFSVAVSKSYPRERLPIKFDRILMNEGGHYNASSGKFVCSIPGIYYFTYDITLANKHLAIGLVHNGQYRIKTFDANTGNHDVASGSTILSLKQEDEVWLQIFYSEQNGLFYDPYWTDSLFTGFLIYPDQDYLNEI